From a single Anaerolineae bacterium genomic region:
- a CDS encoding iron-containing alcohol dehydrogenase, with translation MTVIAPIYVGKEAIAALLAYCQEHNLKDLVLVADRNTYAALGERVERALREQGYTPTTILLEGEEVVADEATCINVLVRAPARPQTYLAVGSGTITDIVRFVSHRSRNPFLSLPTAPSVDGYTSNGAPLVLGGVKITVDAQPPQAIFADLPTLQAAPELLIAAGFGDLLGKTTSVADWRLGALLWGEDYDETIAARTERAYRECLRHVEAIRRRDEAGIRALIEGLIESGLCILDFGRSHPASGSEHHASHYWEMTLLQQGRPAILHGAKVGVASRHIAGYYARLRSIPRQEAFARIERASRPDPEAELAAIREAYGPLAETIIRGHGDFLQMSEAAFADLKQRVIERWDAVQEIAAQVLPPDEIARLLSAVGGPVSGQQLGLPEDEVQRGLAYGHYLRSRFTITKMFHLFGLG, from the coding sequence GTGACGGTTATTGCGCCGATCTACGTGGGCAAGGAAGCGATCGCGGCACTGCTGGCTTACTGCCAGGAACATAACCTGAAAGATCTGGTGCTGGTCGCCGACCGCAACACTTACGCGGCGCTGGGGGAGCGCGTTGAGCGGGCGCTGCGTGAGCAGGGCTACACGCCGACAACGATCCTGCTGGAAGGTGAGGAGGTTGTCGCCGACGAGGCCACCTGCATCAACGTCCTGGTGCGGGCGCCGGCCAGGCCGCAAACCTACCTCGCCGTCGGCTCAGGTACGATCACGGATATCGTCCGTTTTGTCAGCCATCGTTCGCGCAATCCTTTTCTCTCGCTGCCTACCGCGCCCTCCGTGGACGGGTATACATCCAATGGTGCGCCGCTGGTGCTGGGCGGAGTCAAGATCACAGTGGATGCCCAGCCGCCGCAGGCCATCTTCGCTGATCTACCGACGTTGCAGGCCGCGCCGGAGCTGTTGATTGCGGCGGGCTTCGGCGACCTGCTCGGCAAGACCACATCGGTGGCCGACTGGCGGCTGGGCGCGTTGCTGTGGGGCGAAGACTATGATGAGACAATCGCTGCCCGCACCGAGCGCGCCTACCGCGAATGTCTGCGCCATGTGGAGGCCATCCGCCGCCGCGATGAGGCGGGCATCCGCGCCCTGATCGAGGGCCTGATTGAGTCGGGTCTGTGCATCCTGGACTTTGGCCGCTCCCACCCGGCATCCGGCTCGGAGCATCACGCTTCGCATTACTGGGAGATGACGCTGTTGCAGCAGGGTCGCCCGGCGATCCTGCACGGCGCGAAGGTCGGGGTAGCTTCCCGGCACATCGCCGGGTACTACGCCCGGCTCCGCAGCATCCCCCGGCAGGAAGCCTTCGCCCGGATCGAACGGGCCAGCAGACCCGATCCGGAGGCTGAACTGGCCGCCATCCGGGAGGCGTACGGCCCGCTGGCTGAGACGATTATCCGGGGGCATGGGGATTTCCTGCAGATGTCGGAGGCGGCCTTTGCTGACCTCAAGCAACGGGTGATCGAGCGCTGGGATGCGGTACAGGAGATCGCGGCACAGGTGTTGCCGCCGGACGAGATCGCCCGGCTGCTGAGCGCCGTCGGTGGGCCGGTGAGCGGCCAGCAACTCGGCCTGCCGGAGGATGAAGTGCAACGCGGGCTGGCGTACGGCCACTACCTGCGTAGCCGCTTCACCATCACCAAGATGTTCCACCTGTTCGGGCTGGGGTAG
- a CDS encoding esterase family protein has translation MPVESAIHDHLLPSNAVGSVMRLRVVTPPGYDRRRQYPVVYLLHLWGSHERFWTDRLAVHVRLAEGIAAGMLPPMILAMPQGDKSFYLNAADPPGVVWEDSPYNDASEYYYDGFDCYGNYGDYLLKEAIPFVEGHYPVRRDRDGRAIGGLSMGGAGAAVHAFTDPARFCAVGLHSPAVFYDPDGPGAPPWIFGIDDDDAFARRDPLHLARRFVIPASQPRIWLDCGWDDPLRRSIETLHQELLAMGLAHDYHLWPGGHDGAYWVQHVADYLAFYARGW, from the coding sequence ATGCCCGTTGAGAGCGCTATCCACGACCATCTGCTGCCCAGTAATGCAGTGGGTAGCGTGATGCGCCTGCGCGTGGTGACTCCGCCCGGCTACGACCGGCGACGCCAGTACCCGGTTGTGTACCTGCTGCATCTGTGGGGCAGCCATGAACGCTTCTGGACTGATCGGTTGGCTGTGCACGTCCGGCTGGCGGAGGGCATCGCAGCGGGGATGTTGCCGCCGATGATCCTGGCTATGCCTCAGGGCGACAAGAGCTTCTACCTCAACGCCGCCGATCCGCCCGGCGTCGTCTGGGAGGATTCGCCCTACAACGATGCGAGCGAGTATTACTACGACGGCTTTGACTGTTACGGCAACTACGGCGACTACCTGCTCAAAGAAGCTATCCCTTTTGTCGAGGGGCATTACCCGGTGCGGCGCGACCGCGACGGACGGGCGATCGGCGGTCTGAGCATGGGCGGGGCAGGGGCGGCTGTCCACGCCTTCACCGATCCGGCCCGCTTCTGCGCGGTCGGGTTGCACAGTCCGGCGGTCTTCTACGACCCGGATGGCCCCGGGGCGCCGCCCTGGATCTTCGGCATCGACGACGACGATGCTTTCGCCCGGCGCGATCCGCTGCACCTGGCGCGGCGCTTTGTCATCCCGGCCAGCCAGCCGCGTATCTGGCTGGATTGCGGCTGGGACGATCCGCTGCGCCGCAGCATCGAAACGCTTCACCAGGAGTTGCTGGCGATGGGCCTGGCGCACGATTACCATCTATGGCCGGGCGGCCATGACGGCGCTTACTGGGTGCAACATGTTGCCGACTATCTGGCCTTTTATGCGCGTGGCTGGTAA
- a CDS encoding class II fructose-bisphosphate aldolase, with protein MLSLAAIMRNAYRAGIAVPAFNIPYLPMMAPVIRAVVDQDCFALVEVARLEWTKFEAGSPAAVMAEFQKWQAPEHVRLHLDHVPVIDEDRLPVDYLGIIREAIALGYHSVMVDGSRLSLEDNIAATREVAALAHAAGLPVEAELGAVLGHEDGPPPPYDELFESGQGFTQVDEAVRFVAESGCDWLSVAIGSIHGAISGVYKDQKKISARLNLDHLDRLRAAVDIPLVLHGGSGVQREYVLEAFRRGIAKINIGTEIRQAYEATLRASGDVSTAQGAVYERTTWLIRDYFGLSGTRRQIAAEAV; from the coding sequence ATGCTCAGTCTGGCAGCCATCATGCGCAATGCCTACCGGGCCGGGATCGCTGTGCCTGCCTTCAACATCCCCTATCTGCCGATGATGGCCCCGGTGATCCGCGCGGTTGTCGACCAGGACTGCTTCGCCCTGGTGGAAGTAGCCCGCCTGGAGTGGACTAAATTCGAGGCTGGCAGCCCGGCGGCGGTCATGGCCGAATTTCAAAAGTGGCAGGCGCCGGAGCACGTCCGCCTGCATCTGGATCATGTCCCGGTCATCGATGAGGACAGGCTACCGGTAGACTACCTAGGGATCATCCGCGAGGCGATCGCCCTGGGCTACCATTCAGTGATGGTTGACGGCTCCCGCCTGAGTCTGGAGGACAATATCGCTGCCACGCGGGAAGTCGCCGCTCTGGCTCATGCAGCGGGCCTCCCGGTTGAGGCGGAACTGGGCGCGGTGCTGGGGCATGAGGACGGCCCGCCGCCGCCCTATGATGAGTTGTTCGAATCTGGCCAGGGCTTCACACAGGTTGATGAAGCGGTGCGTTTTGTCGCTGAATCCGGCTGTGACTGGCTTTCGGTCGCCATCGGCAGCATACATGGGGCCATCTCGGGCGTCTATAAGGATCAGAAGAAGATCAGCGCCCGCCTCAATCTCGACCATCTTGACCGGCTGCGAGCGGCGGTGGACATCCCGCTGGTGCTGCACGGCGGTTCCGGGGTGCAGCGTGAGTACGTGCTGGAGGCGTTCCGGCGGGGCATCGCCAAGATCAATATCGGCACGGAGATCCGACAGGCCTATGAGGCAACCCTGCGGGCCAGCGGGGATGTCAGTACAGCGCAGGGCGCCGTCTACGAGCGGACGACCTGGCTGATCCGGGACTATTTTGGGTTAAGCGGCACACGCAGGCAGATCGCAGCGGAGGCGGTATGA
- a CDS encoding IS1 family transposase, producing MSQCPYCHRTEQQVKAGLNASGSQRYLCKACRRKYTPQPNDIGYPAEIRRQALEMYVDGLNFRRIARLLKVNHQTVANWVKAHADQLPDPPPAPAEPIEVEELDELFTFVERKKTSST from the coding sequence ATGAGCCAATGTCCATACTGTCACCGAACCGAACAGCAGGTCAAAGCGGGTCTGAATGCCTCAGGCAGCCAGCGCTATCTGTGTAAGGCGTGCCGCCGCAAGTACACGCCCCAGCCGAATGACATCGGGTATCCAGCTGAAATACGGCGCCAGGCGCTGGAGATGTATGTTGATGGGCTGAACTTTCGGCGTATTGCGCGCCTGCTAAAAGTCAACCATCAAACGGTCGCCAACTGGGTCAAAGCCCACGCTGATCAATTGCCCGATCCGCCGCCGGCTCCTGCCGAGCCCATTGAGGTGGAAGAACTCGATGAGTTGTTCACCTTCGTTGAGCGTAAAAAAACGTCGTCTACGTGA
- a CDS encoding LacI family DNA-binding transcriptional regulator — MPREKPKTGRPPTMQDVARLAGVSQPTVSRVLNQSRTSIPVSQETRERVLAAVKELGYRPNTTARSLRTQKTYMIALMIADIANAFYHPIVRGVQDVAHRYDYDVLIANSDHLYENEKHFCEAVLRRPVDGVIMTPIHLTYEDIDRFLRLSGTPIVALGDHVNHPQVDVVHMDDRQATYDGTRWLIEVRGYRRIGCLTVPAAFPPGPRRLQGFNQALADCGLQYEPQHLLWGDFTIESGRRAAEQLMARNDLPEVLFAFNDLMAIGAILAFQDAGLNVPTDIAVMGIDNIAEATIIRPRLTTIAQEPEDIGRKLATALFERIEGKVEGPRRFFASPYTIIPRESA; from the coding sequence ATGCCCCGCGAGAAACCCAAAACAGGCCGCCCGCCAACCATGCAGGATGTCGCCCGCCTGGCCGGTGTCTCCCAGCCGACCGTCTCCCGCGTCCTTAACCAGTCCAGAACCTCCATCCCGGTCAGCCAGGAGACCCGCGAACGGGTTCTGGCGGCGGTCAAAGAACTGGGCTACCGGCCCAATACGACTGCCCGCAGCCTGCGCACCCAGAAAACCTACATGATCGCGCTGATGATCGCCGATATCGCCAACGCCTTCTACCACCCTATCGTGCGCGGCGTCCAGGATGTTGCCCACCGCTACGACTATGATGTCCTGATTGCCAACAGCGATCACCTTTACGAGAACGAAAAGCACTTCTGCGAAGCCGTGTTACGCCGCCCGGTCGACGGCGTGATCATGACCCCGATCCATCTGACCTACGAGGATATCGACCGCTTTCTGCGGCTATCGGGCACGCCCATCGTGGCACTGGGCGACCATGTCAACCATCCCCAGGTGGACGTCGTCCACATGGATGACCGCCAGGCAACCTATGACGGGACGCGCTGGCTGATCGAGGTGCGCGGCTACCGCCGCATCGGCTGCCTGACCGTGCCCGCCGCGTTCCCACCCGGCCCGCGCCGCCTGCAGGGCTTTAACCAGGCCCTGGCGGATTGCGGCCTGCAGTATGAGCCTCAGCATCTGCTATGGGGAGATTTCACCATCGAAAGCGGGCGGCGGGCCGCCGAACAACTGATGGCCCGCAACGATCTGCCGGAAGTGCTCTTTGCCTTCAACGATCTGATGGCCATCGGCGCCATCCTGGCGTTTCAGGACGCCGGGCTGAACGTGCCGACCGACATCGCCGTGATGGGTATTGATAACATCGCCGAAGCCACCATCATCCGCCCCCGGCTCACCACCATCGCCCAGGAGCCGGAAGACATTGGCCGCAAGCTGGCCACCGCCCTCTTTGAGCGCATCGAGGGCAAGGTAGAAGGGCCACGCCGTTTCTTCGCCAGCCCGTACACCATCATTCCACGTGAATCGGCTTAA
- a CDS encoding GHMP kinase gives MQDQARTPLCVINSVAPIRICDNGGWTDTWFAKYGKIFNIGVYPYVEVQIEVYPYDGQDERIIIFAENYGERYVMNPDLPGWDRHPLLEATIELMRVPENVALQVTIFSEAPAGASTGTSAAVTVALVGALDRLTPGQLSPHEVAQMAHRVETDMLKRQSGIQDQLCSAFGGINFIEMHLYPYASVSPIVVPNSIWWELERRLALIYLGHTHDSSQVHEKVIRELEDVGPDCRQLNDLRVTAEKSRDALYAGDFVALGQAMIENTAAQERLNSALVSEDAKRVIEIAREYGAIGWKLNGAGGEGGSVTLLCGPQSHQKRAMIREIEQENPLFRNIPIYLSRFGLRTWRQEFTDR, from the coding sequence ATGCAAGATCAAGCGCGAACCCCTCTGTGTGTGATCAACAGCGTGGCCCCCATCCGCATCTGCGATAACGGCGGCTGGACGGATACCTGGTTCGCCAAGTACGGCAAGATCTTCAACATCGGCGTCTACCCCTACGTGGAAGTGCAGATCGAAGTTTATCCCTACGACGGTCAGGATGAACGGATCATCATCTTCGCCGAGAACTACGGCGAACGCTACGTCATGAACCCGGACCTGCCCGGCTGGGACCGCCACCCCCTGCTGGAAGCCACCATCGAACTGATGCGCGTGCCGGAGAATGTGGCCCTGCAGGTCACCATCTTCTCAGAAGCCCCGGCGGGCGCTTCCACGGGCACGTCAGCAGCCGTGACGGTGGCCCTGGTGGGGGCGCTCGACCGCCTGACGCCGGGCCAGCTCAGCCCGCATGAGGTCGCCCAAATGGCCCACCGGGTGGAGACGGATATGCTCAAGCGCCAGTCGGGGATTCAGGATCAACTCTGCTCGGCGTTCGGTGGGATCAACTTCATCGAGATGCACCTTTACCCCTATGCTTCCGTCTCACCGATTGTCGTGCCCAACAGCATCTGGTGGGAACTGGAACGCCGCCTGGCCCTGATCTACCTGGGTCACACCCACGACTCTTCGCAGGTGCACGAGAAGGTCATCCGCGAACTGGAAGATGTCGGCCCGGACTGCCGCCAGCTCAACGACCTGCGGGTCACGGCGGAAAAATCGCGGGATGCCCTCTACGCCGGGGATTTCGTCGCTCTGGGCCAGGCGATGATTGAGAACACCGCCGCCCAGGAACGTCTGAACAGCGCCCTGGTCAGCGAAGACGCCAAACGGGTCATTGAGATCGCGCGGGAATATGGGGCGATCGGCTGGAAGCTCAACGGCGCCGGCGGCGAAGGGGGGTCGGTGACTCTGCTCTGCGGCCCGCAATCCCATCAGAAGCGAGCCATGATCCGCGAGATCGAGCAGGAAAACCCGCTCTTCCGCAACATCCCGATCTATCTCAGTCGCTTTGGCCTGCGCACCTGGAGGCAGGAATTCACCGACCGCTAG
- a CDS encoding IS1 family transposase, producing MVWERSTEALQAMLDRNPQARRYYSDDFSTYHTLVYYPGRHQALTDKSQTYSVEADNAELRHYLARLARKSRCFSRCIHALWRSIKLFVFAWNRRQLFKRQFPAYPAHLKDFVYP from the coding sequence GTGGTCTGGGAAAGGAGCACAGAGGCGCTGCAAGCCATGCTCGACCGTAATCCTCAGGCCCGGCGGTATTATTCGGACGACTTCTCAACCTATCACACACTGGTGTACTATCCCGGTCGTCATCAGGCCCTGACCGACAAGAGCCAGACCTATTCCGTTGAAGCGGACAATGCTGAACTCCGTCACTATCTGGCGCGACTGGCGCGTAAGTCGCGTTGCTTTTCTCGGTGCATTCACGCCCTCTGGCGTTCCATCAAGTTGTTTGTGTTTGCCTGGAATCGCCGCCAGTTATTCAAACGCCAGTTCCCGGCTTACCCGGCTCACCTGAAAGATTTCGTGTATCCTTGA
- a CDS encoding NAD-dependent epimerase/dehydratase family protein, translating into MTKTALVCGAGGFIGGHLVRKLKAEGYWVRGVDIKEHEFMPSTADEFLLLDLREEPNCQTALRLGDGTFDEVYQLAADMGGMGFIHTAECEIMHNSALINIHMIHNAAQMGVPRYFFSSSVCVYRDMKPGEPEMTEAEAIPANPDNEYGWEKLYAERMAMAYARHHDIQVRIARFQNCYGPYGTWRGGREKAPAAICRKVAEAEDGGTIEVWGDGTAIRSYTYVDDMIDGIYLLMHSDLEGAVNIGCPQYVTVDELVATVAEVAGKRIHIRHVEGPVGVQSRNFSNERIYSLGWRARYYLKDGIARTYPWIEEQVRAARGG; encoded by the coding sequence ATGACCAAAACAGCGCTGGTATGTGGCGCAGGTGGATTTATCGGCGGGCATCTGGTCCGCAAGCTCAAGGCGGAAGGCTACTGGGTGCGCGGCGTGGACATCAAGGAGCACGAATTCATGCCCAGCACCGCCGACGAGTTCCTGTTGCTGGACCTGCGGGAGGAGCCAAACTGCCAGACCGCCCTGCGGCTGGGCGATGGCACCTTTGACGAGGTCTACCAGCTGGCGGCGGATATGGGCGGCATGGGCTTTATCCACACTGCCGAATGCGAGATCATGCACAACAGCGCCCTGATCAACATCCACATGATCCATAACGCTGCGCAGATGGGTGTACCGCGCTACTTCTTCTCCTCGTCGGTTTGCGTCTACCGCGACATGAAACCCGGCGAGCCGGAGATGACCGAAGCTGAGGCCATCCCCGCCAATCCGGATAACGAGTACGGCTGGGAGAAGCTCTATGCCGAACGGATGGCGATGGCTTACGCCCGTCACCACGACATCCAGGTGCGCATTGCCCGCTTCCAGAACTGCTACGGTCCCTATGGCACATGGCGGGGCGGGCGTGAAAAGGCCCCCGCTGCCATCTGCCGCAAAGTCGCCGAGGCCGAAGATGGCGGCACGATCGAGGTGTGGGGGGATGGTACGGCGATTCGCTCTTATACCTATGTGGACGACATGATCGATGGCATCTACCTGCTGATGCATTCCGATCTGGAAGGCGCGGTCAACATCGGTTGCCCGCAGTACGTTACCGTGGACGAGCTGGTGGCGACCGTAGCGGAAGTGGCTGGCAAGCGAATCCACATCCGCCATGTCGAAGGGCCGGTCGGCGTACAATCCCGCAACTTCAGCAACGAGCGAATCTACTCGCTGGGCTGGCGGGCCAGATACTACCTGAAGGACGGTATCGCCCGTACCTATCCCTGGATCGAGGAGCAGGTGCGGGCCGCCCGCGGCGGGTGA
- a CDS encoding ABC transporter permease codes for MVKYTIRRLIQALPTLFGITILSYLLMTAAPGGPVAALTFGQRITPQEREAMAARLGVNDPWPVQYLRWLLGDDWMRWDSDGDGVADRSFLIPLDADGDGEPEPPGTRLGIIRGDFGTSFYARRPVLQVIAERIPATLELGLASLLVGLIVGVPIGIIAAVRRGGLFDNFTRIMAVIFNAVPIFWLGLILILIFGSMLGVLPMGSRCAPTLIGDCPPIYARLNYLLLPMLVLSTGGIAGYSRYMRTAMLDVIGQDYIRTAKAKGLRPRQVWFGHAARNALIPLATFLGPAITGLLGGAAITETIFSWPGLGRLAVSAVVQQDYPVVMAVVIMTSIATILGYLLSDILYAWIDPRIRFD; via the coding sequence ATGGTCAAGTACACGATTCGGCGCCTGATTCAGGCGCTTCCGACGTTGTTCGGGATCACCATCCTCTCTTACCTGCTGATGACTGCCGCGCCCGGCGGCCCGGTGGCCGCCCTCACTTTCGGCCAGCGGATCACCCCGCAGGAGCGTGAGGCGATGGCCGCCCGGCTGGGGGTCAACGATCCCTGGCCGGTGCAGTACCTGCGCTGGCTGCTGGGGGATGACTGGATGCGCTGGGACAGTGATGGCGACGGCGTGGCCGACCGCTCTTTCCTGATCCCGCTAGACGCTGATGGCGATGGCGAGCCAGAGCCGCCCGGCACACGGCTGGGGATCATCCGGGGCGATTTTGGCACGTCGTTCTATGCCCGCCGACCGGTGCTGCAGGTCATCGCGGAGCGCATCCCGGCCACACTGGAGCTGGGGCTGGCCTCCTTGCTGGTCGGCCTGATCGTCGGTGTGCCCATTGGCATCATCGCCGCTGTCCGGCGGGGCGGCCTGTTTGACAACTTCACCCGGATCATGGCCGTCATCTTCAATGCCGTGCCGATCTTCTGGCTGGGGCTGATCCTGATCCTGATCTTCGGCAGTATGCTCGGTGTGCTGCCGATGGGTAGTCGCTGCGCGCCGACGCTGATTGGCGATTGCCCGCCAATTTACGCCCGGCTGAACTACCTGCTGCTGCCCATGCTGGTGCTTTCGACTGGCGGCATCGCCGGTTACTCCCGCTATATGCGCACGGCGATGCTCGACGTGATCGGACAGGACTACATCCGCACGGCCAAAGCTAAAGGGCTACGCCCGCGCCAGGTCTGGTTCGGCCATGCTGCCCGCAACGCCCTGATCCCGCTGGCGACCTTCCTCGGCCCGGCGATCACCGGTCTGCTGGGTGGGGCGGCCATCACCGAGACGATCTTCTCCTGGCCTGGTCTGGGGCGCCTGGCGGTCTCCGCTGTTGTCCAGCAGGACTACCCGGTGGTCATGGCCGTCGTGATCATGACGTCTATCGCCACCATCCTGGGCTATTTGCTCTCCGACATCCTCTATGCGTGGATCGACCCGCGCATCCGCTTTGATTAG
- a CDS encoding nucleoside 2-deoxyribosyltransferase codes for MQLYFAASIRAGRDLQPVYAAIVEHLRRAGHTVLSEHVASATLEADEVGQSDRDIYIQDIGWLDQAAAVIAEVTVPSLGVGYEIAYALHVRAIPVLGLCRAGTHLSAMLTGCSHPRLRIAFYDDLAGALEAIDRFLEA; via the coding sequence ATGCAACTCTATTTCGCGGCTTCGATCCGCGCCGGACGCGATCTGCAACCCGTCTACGCCGCCATCGTCGAGCATCTGCGGCGGGCCGGTCATACCGTGCTCAGCGAACACGTCGCTTCCGCCACGCTTGAGGCTGACGAGGTCGGCCAGAGCGACCGCGACATCTATATACAGGACATCGGCTGGCTGGATCAGGCTGCTGCCGTGATCGCAGAAGTGACCGTCCCCTCACTGGGAGTGGGATACGAGATCGCCTACGCGCTGCACGTCCGCGCCATCCCGGTGCTGGGCCTGTGCCGGGCCGGGACACACCTGTCGGCCATGCTCACCGGCTGCTCCCATCCACGGCTCCGGATCGCCTTCTACGACGATCTGGCTGGCGCGTTGGAGGCCATTGATCGCTTCCTAGAGGCGTGA
- a CDS encoding ABC transporter permease: MAAQTTIKPVNLQEEEEHHVSESLWATAMRRLRRDYLTQIAIAVILLLAVLSILAPTISQHILHVDPNRTDIANKFLGIGAPGHILGTDDLGRDHLSRLLHAGQISLGIGFGAAILTMTIGLTLGIVTGYYGGVVDDLINWLITTLDSIPSLFLLLIIAAVLSPSAEALVLVLALIGWTGVMRLVRGETIALRSQEFIVSARSIGASDLRIMFVHMLPNLFSIVAVTLAINIGNLILVESGLSFLGLGVKPPTATWGNMLTNAQTFFTKGPHLVVMPGLLIVITVLCLYIIGDGIRDAFDPQMPR, encoded by the coding sequence ATGGCCGCACAAACCACCATCAAACCTGTGAATTTGCAGGAAGAAGAGGAACATCATGTCAGCGAATCGCTGTGGGCGACAGCTATGCGCCGCCTGCGCCGCGACTACCTGACGCAGATTGCCATTGCCGTCATCCTCCTGCTGGCTGTCCTGTCCATCTTGGCTCCGACCATCAGCCAGCATATCCTGCATGTTGACCCCAACCGCACCGATATTGCCAACAAGTTCCTGGGGATCGGTGCGCCGGGGCATATTCTGGGCACCGACGACCTGGGCCGTGATCATCTGTCCCGGCTGCTGCATGCCGGGCAGATCTCACTGGGCATCGGCTTCGGCGCAGCCATTCTGACGATGACGATCGGGCTGACCCTAGGCATCGTGACCGGCTACTATGGCGGGGTCGTTGATGACCTGATCAACTGGCTGATCACGACGCTGGACTCGATCCCCTCCCTGTTCCTGCTGCTGATTATTGCCGCAGTACTTTCGCCCTCGGCAGAGGCGCTGGTGCTGGTGCTGGCGTTGATCGGCTGGACAGGGGTGATGCGCCTGGTGCGTGGTGAGACGATCGCGCTTCGCTCGCAGGAGTTCATCGTCAGCGCGCGCTCGATCGGCGCATCTGACCTGCGGATCATGTTCGTGCACATGCTCCCCAACCTGTTCTCGATTGTGGCCGTCACCCTGGCGATCAATATTGGCAACCTGATTCTGGTCGAATCGGGTCTGAGCTTCCTGGGGCTGGGGGTCAAGCCGCCCACGGCGACATGGGGCAATATGCTGACCAACGCCCAGACCTTCTTCACCAAAGGTCCGCATCTGGTGGTCATGCCGGGGTTGTTGATCGTGATCACGGTGCTGTGCCTGTATATCATCGGGGATGGCATCCGCGACGCCTTTGACCCGCAGATGCCACGCTGA
- a CDS encoding extracellular solute-binding protein has product MLKRFGLIAGTVVLVTVMLMVSMSMGTVQAQEQPTATPPTVGTGATHISFWNGLTGSDGVTLIEMLGKFAEENPDISVTVEMIAWNTLYQKLQTAFVAGTYPEVFLLHASEIPQYASYGVLRDLGDQYTSGGGWLPDDDLSATTMSGLMWDGKIYGIPLDNHGRGLWINIDMFEAAGISTDYTQAPTTYEGWVELFQKLTLDANGNNALSPDFDPENVVQWGYTVGEWPNVNFLAALYQHGGSFLSEDGKTITVNSEAGMKALQQTYDLVYKYHVSPPPAGFDTWQGFGAGTVAVLPTGTWYRNQSLLQTDINSMAWPNWQWGPNKATWFGIHTFMVPAGLEDPVKLDAVLRMIRWVSEHQVDWAASGQVPARLSAQAALDPENYPSNILLGKTFSEYGIQDPRTTVTQELLSLLDAGLQEALNDIKPLDQALNDAAALMQEALDRAG; this is encoded by the coding sequence ATGTTGAAGCGCTTTGGTTTGATCGCAGGAACTGTGGTGCTTGTCACCGTCATGCTCATGGTGTCCATGTCGATGGGCACTGTGCAGGCCCAGGAACAGCCGACGGCCACGCCGCCAACGGTTGGTACCGGTGCTACGCACATTAGCTTCTGGAACGGTCTGACCGGTTCCGATGGCGTGACCCTGATCGAAATGCTGGGCAAGTTCGCCGAAGAGAACCCGGACATCTCCGTCACGGTTGAAATGATCGCCTGGAACACGCTCTATCAGAAGCTCCAGACGGCGTTTGTGGCCGGCACGTATCCGGAAGTCTTCCTGCTGCATGCGTCGGAGATTCCGCAGTACGCCAGCTATGGTGTGCTCCGTGACCTGGGTGATCAGTACACCTCCGGCGGCGGCTGGCTCCCCGATGATGATCTCTCAGCGACCACGATGTCCGGTCTGATGTGGGACGGCAAGATCTATGGCATCCCGCTGGACAACCATGGCCGTGGCCTGTGGATCAACATCGACATGTTCGAGGCTGCTGGCATCTCGACCGACTACACCCAGGCGCCGACCACCTATGAAGGCTGGGTGGAACTGTTCCAGAAGCTCACGCTGGATGCCAACGGCAACAACGCCCTGTCGCCCGATTTCGACCCCGAGAACGTGGTGCAGTGGGGTTACACGGTGGGCGAATGGCCCAATGTGAACTTCCTGGCCGCGCTCTACCAGCATGGTGGGTCGTTCCTCAGCGAAGATGGCAAGACCATCACCGTCAACTCTGAAGCCGGTATGAAGGCGCTGCAACAGACCTACGACCTGGTCTACAAGTATCATGTCTCGCCGCCTCCGGCTGGCTTCGACACCTGGCAGGGCTTCGGCGCTGGCACGGTGGCCGTGCTGCCCACCGGTACCTGGTACCGCAATCAGTCCCTGCTGCAGACCGACATCAACAGCATGGCCTGGCCCAACTGGCAGTGGGGCCCCAACAAGGCGACCTGGTTCGGTATCCACACCTTCATGGTCCCCGCCGGTCTGGAAGATCCTGTCAAGCTTGACGCCGTGCTGCGCATGATCCGCTGGGTCAGCGAGCATCAGGTGGACTGGGCGGCTTCCGGCCAGGTGCCCGCTCGCCTGTCGGCCCAGGCAGCCCTCGATCCGGAGAACTATCCGTCCAACATCCTGCTGGGCAAGACCTTCTCCGAATACGGTATTCAGGACCCGCGTACGACGGTGACCCAGGAACTGCTCAGCCTGCTTGACGCCGGCCTGCAGGAAGCGCTCAACGACATCAAGCCGCTCGATCAGGCTCTGAACGATGCCGCGGCGCTGATGCAGGAAGCGCTGGATCGCGCTGGCTAA